GGAAAAGCAACAGATAAAATAAATGAAATTTTGAGCGAAGCATTTATAAAATTAGGCGCGAATAAAAATCTTTAGATGAATATCTAAATAAAATGGATGAAAATTCTTACAAGAAAATGGTAGAAAAAATTTTAAAAGATATTCTTAAATAAAACAGCACCAAATTTTACATTAATTTGAAAACGAGAAAAATGTAAAATTTTTATTCGCAAATTCTTGGGAAAGAGTTGAAGATAAATTGAAAAATGCAAAGAATTTATGCAAAAAATAAATATCCATTTCACGTTTTGCTTAATGACCAAAATGAAGTAATTGAAAGTTATGGAGTTGAAGGAATTCCAACAAAATTTATTATTGATAAAAATGGAAACGTTAAATTGAAAAGTGTTGGATTGGAAGGAACTGAAAAGAAATTTTAACAGAACTTGATCAAATAATAAAGATGATTGAATAATTTTTACGATAACAATATCCTTTATCATCGTAATTTATTAATTTACAAATAGAAAATAATTTTTTCGGAGATTTGAAAATATGGCAGTAATTAAACCTTTTAAAGCATTTCGTCCGGCAGAAAATCTTGCACATCTTGTTGCCAGTGTTCCTTATGATGTTGTAAACAGAGAAGAATCTGCAAATCTAGCTGCCGGAAACTCATATAATTTTTTACGTGTTACACGATCAGAAATTGAACTTCCGGAAAATACAAATCCTTACGATAAATCTGTCTATGATAAAGCGAGAGAAAATTTCCAAAAATTTATAAATGAAAAAACACTAATTCAAGATGAAGAAGAAAGATTTTATATTTATGATTTAACAATGGGCGAGCAAAAACAAGTTGGAATTGCCGCAACTTTTTCTGTTAATGATTATGAAAATGATATTATTAAGAAACATGAAAAAACCAGAAAAGTGAAAGAAGATGATAGAACAAATCATATAATAACAACAGAAGCACAAACAGGTGCAGTTTTTTTAACATACAAAGGAATTGATAAAGTAAATCAAATTGTTGAAAAAACAATGAAAGAAATTACACCGACGTATAATTTTACTTCGAACGATGGAATAATTCATAAAATTTGGATTTTACCAAAAGAATATAATTCAACAATAATTAATGAAATTGCAAAAACGAAATATTTATATATTGCCGATGGACATCACAGAGCCGCAAGCGCAGCAAGGGCAAGAACAGTTAAAAAGAATATTAATCCAAATCATAACGGAA
The nucleotide sequence above comes from Ignavibacteriota bacterium. Encoded proteins:
- a CDS encoding redoxin domain-containing protein, with product MQRIYAKNKYPFHVLLNDQNEVIESYGVEGIPTKFIIDKNGNVKLKSVGLEGTEKKF
- a CDS encoding DUF1015 domain-containing protein; this translates as MAVIKPFKAFRPAENLAHLVASVPYDVVNREESANLAAGNSYNFLRVTRSEIELPENTNPYDKSVYDKARENFQKFINEKTLIQDEEERFYIYDLTMGEQKQVGIAATFSVNDYENDIIKKHEKTRKVKEDDRTNHIITTEAQTGAVFLTYKGIDKVNQIVEKTMKEITPTYNFTSNDGIIHKIWILPKEYNSTIINEIAKTKYLYIADGHHRAASAARARTVKKNINPNHNGKEEYNFFMAVLFPAEQLKILPYNRVIFELKGMSENQFIEKIKTNFSIESSDLAAPKNVKNICMYISNKWYLLKPNDNVKKAENVGGNLDVSILENYLLKPILGIEDIRTDTTIDFIGGIRGTAELEKLVNSGKAKAAFSMYPVSIEDLINISDAGEIMPPKSTWFEPKLRDGLVVHTI